GTGCGGGTTGGCGGAGTTGTTTTTCTGAGgtcgcacggctctcgaccttcgcctctcctgaggccgtacgggagttgcagcgatggaacAAGACAACTTGACATCACGAAAAGGGTGTAATAAATACatacaattatttaaaaaaatggtggatgggtataatttgtatgtaaaaaatgtatactAGTAATATTTAAAATTTGTAAATCGggtaattttgtatacatttatttaaaattgCATCGCGACGCTTATGGGGGGATTCTGATAAGATGCCAGCATAGTCGCCTGAATTCATTTAGACGGAAACGGCCGATGTACTTGGGCcgattctgggcagtcattcattttgattccggGCCGAGTCCGACACCAGATTCCAGGCGGATTCAATCAGTTCCGGTCCCCCGGAAGAGGGCCGCTTGTGGGCagattcctcattgctagctgggtaGTGGATAGTTCGTTTGAACTGGTATAATCCATCTGTAGGGGACAATACAAATAAAGCCTTAAGAGCACTAACCCTAATAAGGTGAAGTCTTATGGTCACCTATTATCCCCACTAAACCCAAACACCTACTGTATATGAACCCAAACACTTATCTCCATTTTAATTCAACATACCTATGCTAAACTTTTGTTATTACACTCCACATAAAATGTCTCTGTCAATTCTGCTCTCTGTAAATAGACATTGTGGTCCAATACCAACTACCACGCCCACAACCAATGACATCACCTTTGATCTCACTGTGATCTCAGAGTGAATAGTGCTTTCTGATTCACAACCAGACAGAGCAGAATAGATCTACACACAGAATGGCCAAAACCTTCCTACCAGCTCTACTGCTCTATGGATTGAGTAAGTAAGCTACTGTTAAATCGAAcatactgtagagacagagtAAGATTGAGTGCATCCGTCAAGGAAAACCGGAATGTTCAGTGCAGCACTCTTCCCTGATTTCTAACGTGATTTCAACTAAAATAGTAATTAACTTTGTTCTCTGTGTTTCAGTTTTGGTCTCTGTGTTGGTTTCTCAGTGTCAGACTATGGAGGTCCGTATTGGGGATACCATCACCTTGCAGTGTTCCAATGTTACAACGGCTGTGGGACACACAGCATGGTTCAAGCAAGTCAACGGATCAGAGCCTGTGTGCATCTCGTCTATGTACGGCTTTAACTCAACACCTTATCTCCACAATAGTTTTCAAAGGAACCATTTTGAAATGTTCAGCAACAACACCACTGTCTTTCTCACAATCACAAATGTGGAAATAGCTGACTGTGGCCTGTATTTCTGTGGATTGTATCCACATAGCCACATGTTCTTTGTCAACGCAACAGTTCTAAAAATTCAAGGTACGTTTTCAATTATTTATCTGCCGTTTGATACATTTGAAAATGAATAACAACCCAATCAGGAATTGTCATAAAACAAAGGCAAACCTTTGTTGGACATATTTTTTAGTataaaaatggagaaaaaatgaattatttattttgaCTAATCTCGATGTTATAGGGCACAACGGAGGTGAGGAAATACTAGAGTCATCGACAAAAAGTgagtttctctttctttctcatgtacagcaccttcagaaactattcataccccttgacttaaatAATCAtctcacctatctacacacaataccctgtaatgacaaagaTAAAATGCCTATCAACCGAATCAGGAGTTATCATGAAACAAAGGCAAAATTATTTTTCATCATTATAATTTTTTGCAAAAAATACGTATTTTTTCTAACTAATTACtaattctctgtctttctcatgtacagtgccttcagaaagtattcacacccctagacttattccacattttgttgtgttacagcctgaattcaaaattgattaaatagattgACACaaaatacccataatgacaaagtgaaaacatgtttttagacatgttagcaaatttatttaaaattaaatacagaaatatatttatttaactaggcaagtcaattaagaacacattcttattttcaatgacggcctaggaacagtgggttaactgcctgttcaggggcagaacaacagatatttgccttgtcagctcggggattagatcttgcaacctttggaCTTTACTAGTCCAAtggtctaaccactagtctacctgccacccttgTAAATTatcatttacattagtattcacacccctgagtcaatacatgttagaatcaactttggcagtgattacagctgtgagtctttctgggtcagtctctaagagctttggaaTGTACAATCTGGAATGTGCAATATTTgaccattattattttttaattcttcaagctctgttaatCGGCTAGAGAATCTATGAAAAGACTTGAagatgtctgtctagcaatgacaaACATATTGCTAGACAATAATTTTCAAGTCATgtaatagattttcaagccactttaagtcagaactgtaactcagccactcaggaacattcaatgtcgtcttggtaagcaactccagtgtatatttggccttgtgttttaagttattatcatgctgaaaggtgaatttgtctcccattgtctgttggaaagtagactgaaccaggttttcctcaaggatttttcctgtgcttagcgtTATTATGTATAtttttatctttaaaaaaaaaacgtagtCCTTCTCGATGACaagacatgatgcagccaccaccatgcttgaaaatatgaagagtgatactcagtgatgtgttgtgttggattttccccaaacataatgctttctACTCAGGACATGAAGATAATTTCTTCGACACATTtttagcagttttactttagtgccttattgcaaacaataatatattttttattttgttcagactttctttccctctgtcatttaggttagtattgtggagtaactacaatgtttttgatccatcttcagttttttcctatcacagcttttaaactctgtaactcattgtgaaatccctgagtggtttccttcctcaccggcaactgagttaggaaggatgactgtatctttgtagtgactgggtgtattgatacaccatccaaagtataattaataactttaccatgctcaaatggattttcaatgtcttcttttttttacccatctatcaataggtacccttctttgtgaggcattggaaaacctccctggtatttgtggttaaatctgtgtttgaaattcacttctctgctgagggaccttgcagataactgtatgtgtagggtagagagatgaggtagtcattcagaacTCATGTTAATAAACACtaatattgcacacagagtgagtccatgcaacttattttgtGACTTGTTATTTAATCACATTtatctgaacttatttaggcttgctctaacaaagtggttgaatacttattgacccaagacatttcagctttaaattttttattagtttgtaaacatttctaaaacatattttcactctgactttctgaaggcactgccgAAGCAAAACCAAAACACTGTGATGGAACTATCAGTTTAGTAGGAGAGGATGATGATGGAACCATGTACCTCCTTCCCCTGGTTGTGATCCTGGGTGTTGTGACTGCTGTTCTACTGATAGTCATCCTCATCCTGGTCCTCAAGATCAGAcgagacacaaaaacacacaacacaggtACGATGGAGGACCATAAACCTTTTCTAAAAGGTGTATATCAATTgaaagcaaaccacacacacacatgcttaggGTATTTCTCTCTGACCACATTTCTTTACAGTAACACACAACGTAAAATGTATGTTAGAATAACTGTTTGTGGACTGACCCAAATTACTCTTTCCTTACTCAGGTATCGAGGCTCAACTGCAGCCACAAAATAGCCAGGTAATAGAAACTGTCATATTTCGTAAATGACatccagatacagtgccttgcgaaagtattcggcccccttgaactttgcgaccttttgccacatttcaggcttcaaacataaagatataaaactgtatttttttgtgaagaatcaacaacaagtgggacacaatcatgaagtggaacgacatttattggatatttcaaacttttttaacaaatcaaaaactgaaaaattgggcgtgcaaaattattcagcccccttaagttaatactttgtagcgccaccttttgctgcgattacagctgtaagtcgcttggggtatgtctctatcagttttgcaagtcgagagactgaaattttttcccattcctccttgcaaaacagctcgagctcagtgaggttggatggagagcatttgtgaacagcagttttcagttctttccacagattctcgattggattcaggtctggactttgacttggccattctaacacctggatatgtttatttttgaaccattccattgtagattttgctttatgttttggatcgttgtcttattggaagacaaatctccgtcccagtctcaggtcttttgcagactccatcaggttttcttccagaatggtcctgtatttggctccatccatcttcccatcaattttaaccatcttccctgtccctgctgaagaaaagcaggcccaaaccatgatgctgccaccaccatgtttgacagtggggatggtgtgttcagctgtgttgcttttacgccaaacataacgttttgcattgttgccaaaaagttccattttggtttcatctgaccagagcaccttcttccacatgtttggtgtgtctcccaggtggcttgtggcaaactttaaacaacacttcttatggatatctttaagaaatggctttcttcttgccactcttccataaaggccaggtttgtgcaatatacgactgattgttgtcctatggacagagtctcccacctcagctgtagatctctgcagttcatccagagtgatcatgggcctcttggctgcatctctgatcagtcttctccttgtatgagctgaaagtttagagggacggccaggtcttggtagatttgcagtggtctgatactccttccatttcaatattatcgcttgctcagtgctccttgggatgtttaaagcttgggaaatatttttgtatccaaatccggctttaaacttcttcacaacagtatataggacctgcctggtgtgttccttgttcttcatgatgctctctgcgcttttaacggacctctgagactatcacagtgcaggtgcatttatacggagacttgattacacacaggtggattgtatttatcatcattagtcatttaggtcaacattggatcattcagagatcctcactgaacttctggagagagtttgctgcactgaaagtaaaggggctgaataattttgcacgcccaatttttcagtttttgatttgttaaaaaagtttgaaatatccaataaatgtcgttcaacttcatgattgtgtcccacttgttgttgattcttcacaaaaaaatacagttttatatctttatgtttgaagcctgaaatgtggcaaaaggtcgcaaagttcaagggggccgaatactttcgcaaggcactgtaactgtacTTGATTAGAATTGTTTGATACCTCTAACCTTATTATATGTTTTCTACAGGATCCGGATCAGGACCCAGAGTCTCTGAACTACTCAGCACTGAGTTTCCGTCAGAAGAGGTACAGAAATAAGAAGAGAGCTGAAGGTCAAATGATGGAGATGGAGTCGAATGTTGTTTATGCTGCCACAAGATAATTGTCAAATGTTTTAATGTTGATATCAGTGTACTGTAGCAGTGATAAAGAACTGATGTAATACATTGAATAGTAGtaaaatccccttgtgacagccATCGTGATTGAGTGCTGAGGTAGAGGAGGGGCCAGTGAGGAACGCATCACTTCCTGTGTTGTGAGTGACAGGAAGGAGCAGCTCAGTGTTGAGTGAGACCTGCTGAGGTGAACATCACTGGGCCTATCATAGTCTTGACAGAAAGATAGTgtaatattattataatatttttttttactgattaCCAATATTTTACTACTTTTTGATATTAAAGAAGGCATGGCCCTGGGCGTGTATCTCTAATTCTGTGTAATAAGATTTAGGATGCAAACCGCAACAAAATGAGGGGCACTAGTTTATATAATATATTTGAATGTGTATGATAATGGTAACACTGATAGGCCTTGTTATTTTCCACTGAGGtaaagtcctctctctctctctctctctggtgaagaCGAGCAACCTGCACCACAGGAAGACTGTACTGGAGCTCTCTCTgtttgtatctctgtctctctctctctctctttctctctgtttatctctgtctctgcaTCTAACCACACAATCTCTTATCAGCATTCAGGCCCCACATCAATTTCCATTCCTACCGCTAGACTGAAAATACCTGACCAAAACCAAACTACTCCAGGCTCTAGACTAGAGAGTTGTGCACAATGTGTGAAGTGTACAATGACAAACACTATTATACTTCAAAACATTATCTGCTGTTGTTATCGTAATTGTATGGTTGAATTTATTTGAATGCATGATGTACAATGATATGAGTGGACATCTGGGGTTTGGGACACCTGTACACTGCCACCGGTACACTGCCAAAAAATACAAATCTGCTGTTTAGTAAAATAACCATGCATTTAGTGGGCTATGTTCAAACAGTACATAAGGTGGTAGTTTTTTTTCAACTTCTTGAACACGTTTGTGCACTTGTAG
This Oncorhynchus clarkii lewisi isolate Uvic-CL-2024 chromosome 21, UVic_Ocla_1.0, whole genome shotgun sequence DNA region includes the following protein-coding sequences:
- the LOC139379203 gene encoding novel immune-type receptor 7b, whose amino-acid sequence is MYLLPLVVILGVVTAVLLIVILILVLKIRRDTKTHNTGIEAQLQPQNSQDPDQDPESLNYSALSFRQKRYRNKKRAEGQMMEMESNVVYAATR